In Polynucleobacter sp. es-EL-1, the following are encoded in one genomic region:
- a CDS encoding TRAP transporter large permease subunit, which translates to MIPLEWMPPLMFGGLIIFMLIGFPVAFSLMAAGLFFAGIAISENFFGMPFLQAIPQRIFGSVLANDLLLAIPFFTFMGSILERCGLAEEMLDSMGQLFGRIRGGLGYSVIIVGFILGAITGTVAAQVIAMAMISLPVMMRYGYNMRYATGVLAASGTITQLVPPSLVLIVLADQLKTQSGSADVGSMYLGAWGPSLLQIGLFALYTFFLSRFKPDYLPPVPESELTLKGWELWKKCLLGIIPSAVLIFLVLGTIMTGIATPTESGAMGAMGALLLAWLRRAKIPNLKGLIQEAYQNTARITAMVVFILIGSTCFSVVFQGVDGGHWVEELFSNLPGGWVGFLIVVNLFVFFLAFFLDFFEIAFIIVPLLAPVAVKLLAPVLLASMNGNPQAAASAALVWFGVMLCVNMQTSFMHPPFGFALFYLRGVAPKEVKSSDIYWGALPWVGLQLIMVLLVIAFPALVTSFLDKPAAVVQSQDYNFTTSEERALDPSQSKVDEDAPVIFQLDKPLK; encoded by the coding sequence ATGATTCCGCTTGAATGGATGCCGCCCTTAATGTTTGGCGGGCTAATCATTTTTATGTTGATTGGTTTTCCAGTAGCCTTTTCCTTAATGGCTGCAGGGCTCTTTTTTGCCGGAATTGCTATTAGTGAAAACTTTTTTGGCATGCCCTTTTTACAAGCGATTCCACAACGGATTTTTGGCAGTGTTCTGGCTAATGACTTGCTGCTGGCCATTCCCTTCTTCACTTTTATGGGGTCGATCCTAGAGCGCTGCGGTCTCGCTGAAGAAATGCTCGATTCCATGGGACAGCTTTTTGGACGTATCCGTGGTGGACTTGGTTACTCAGTGATCATTGTCGGATTTATCTTGGGCGCCATTACCGGGACAGTAGCGGCTCAGGTGATCGCCATGGCTATGATTTCTTTACCGGTGATGATGCGCTATGGTTACAACATGCGTTACGCCACGGGCGTTCTGGCGGCTTCTGGCACCATCACGCAGCTTGTACCCCCATCTCTTGTTCTGATTGTTTTAGCCGATCAACTTAAAACCCAAAGTGGCAGCGCAGATGTCGGCAGCATGTATTTAGGCGCCTGGGGACCATCGCTCTTACAGATTGGCTTATTTGCCCTATACACATTCTTCTTGTCGCGCTTTAAACCAGATTACTTACCTCCCGTACCTGAGAGTGAACTAACCCTTAAAGGTTGGGAGCTTTGGAAAAAATGCTTGCTGGGTATTATTCCCTCAGCCGTCCTGATCTTCTTGGTGCTGGGCACCATCATGACGGGTATTGCCACCCCAACAGAATCAGGCGCCATGGGAGCAATGGGTGCCTTACTTTTAGCGTGGCTCAGACGAGCAAAGATTCCGAATCTCAAAGGGCTCATTCAAGAGGCCTATCAAAACACCGCTCGCATAACGGCAATGGTGGTCTTTATTCTGATTGGCTCTACTTGCTTTTCAGTAGTATTCCAAGGAGTGGATGGAGGCCATTGGGTTGAAGAATTATTCTCCAACCTACCCGGTGGCTGGGTTGGCTTTCTGATTGTTGTTAATCTCTTTGTCTTTTTCTTGGCATTCTTTTTAGACTTCTTTGAAATTGCTTTCATCATCGTCCCGCTTCTGGCACCAGTGGCTGTAAAACTATTGGCACCTGTATTACTCGCGTCCATGAATGGCAACCCACAGGCTGCTGCCAGCGCTGCACTGGTATGGTTTGGCGTCATGCTCTGCGTCAATATGCAAACCTCATTTATGCACCCTCCTTTCGGTTTTGCGCTTTTCTATTTACGAGGCGTAGCACCTAAAGAAGTTAAGAGTAGCGACATCTACTGGGGTGCATTACCCTGGGTTGGCCTGCAACTGATCATGGTGCTATTGGTTATTGCATTTCCCGCTCTAGTGACTAGCTTTCTAGATAAGCCGGCAGCGGTAGTACAAAGTCAGGATTACAACTTCACTACTAGTGAAGAAAGGGCGTTAGATCCATCCCAGAGCAAGGTGGATGAGGATGCGCCCGTCATCTTTCAATTAGACAAGCCACTTAAATAG
- a CDS encoding TRAP transporter small permease subunit, translating into MGFWGALSTGIDRLNQVLGKIAGWMILLSCIVSAVNALLRYGLDISNNWPLELQWYLFAAAVMLAAPYTLKRNEHVRVDLIYSQLSDRGRIYIDLFGLILFLMPACILFAWLSWTTLFYPSWIVSEHSLNAGGLLRYPIKFVVPFGFFMLSLQGISEIIKRIGILKGKDTLPLADLDYEKPMQ; encoded by the coding sequence ATGGGCTTTTGGGGAGCACTTTCCACTGGAATTGATCGACTAAACCAAGTGCTCGGCAAGATAGCTGGCTGGATGATTTTGCTATCGTGCATCGTTTCTGCTGTTAATGCTTTACTCCGCTATGGCTTGGATATCAGTAACAACTGGCCGCTAGAGTTGCAGTGGTATTTATTTGCTGCAGCAGTGATGCTTGCTGCCCCCTACACCCTCAAGCGCAATGAGCACGTCAGAGTAGATCTAATTTATTCCCAGCTATCAGACCGTGGCCGCATTTATATCGATCTTTTCGGTCTGATCCTATTTTTAATGCCTGCCTGCATATTATTTGCTTGGCTATCTTGGACTACTTTGTTTTATCCCTCATGGATCGTCTCAGAGCACTCCCTTAATGCAGGAGGTCTGCTTCGTTATCCCATTAAGTTTGTGGTGCCGTTTGGCTTTTTTATGTTGAGCCTACAAGGTATCTCTGAAATCATTAAGCGCATTGGCATACTCAAAGGTAAAGATACCCTTCCGCTTGCTGATCTCGATTACGAAAAGCCCATGCAATGA
- the argH gene encoding argininosuccinate lyase codes for MSSSKNSLANKAQAWSARFTEPVDELVQRYTASIGFDQRFALVDIAGSLAHAQMLASQKIISAQDLADIQRGMAQIQSEIEAGEFNWQLALEDVHLNIEARLTELVGDAGKRLHTGRSRNDQVATDLRLWLRANVDQIADTLKTLRVALLDLAEKHSATIMPGHTHLQVAQPITFGHHLMAYYEMFSRDASRLADLRARFNRLPLGAAALAGTTYPIDREQVAKILGFDGICNNSLDAVSDRDFAIEFCAFASILMMHVSRLSEELVLWLSPRFGFIDLPDRFCTGSSIMPQKKNPDVPELARGKTGRVYGDLIALLTLMKSQPLAYNKDNQEDKEPLFDAVDTVQDTLRIFADMVPHIEVKADVMKAAAEEGFATATDLADYLVKKGLAFRDAHEAVAHAVKACVGRNCMLTDLSLSELRFACGLDNRPELMGDDVFALLTVDGSVNSRQHAGGTAPTQVLAAIKRARADL; via the coding sequence ATGAGCTCATCCAAAAATTCCCTTGCCAACAAAGCCCAAGCTTGGTCGGCCCGTTTTACCGAACCCGTTGACGAACTGGTTCAACGTTATACCGCCTCAATTGGTTTTGATCAACGTTTTGCCTTGGTCGATATCGCAGGCTCATTAGCCCATGCGCAAATGCTGGCGAGTCAAAAAATTATTAGTGCTCAGGATTTAGCGGATATTCAAAGAGGAATGGCGCAAATTCAAAGTGAAATTGAGGCTGGTGAATTTAACTGGCAGCTCGCCCTTGAAGATGTACATCTCAATATTGAGGCTCGCCTCACTGAACTCGTAGGTGATGCTGGAAAACGCCTCCACACTGGTCGTTCACGGAATGACCAAGTGGCAACCGACTTGCGCCTCTGGTTGCGTGCTAACGTTGATCAAATTGCAGATACGCTAAAAACATTACGTGTGGCTTTATTAGATCTTGCTGAAAAACATTCAGCAACCATCATGCCAGGTCACACCCATTTGCAAGTGGCCCAGCCTATTACATTTGGTCATCACTTGATGGCCTATTACGAAATGTTTAGTCGCGATGCCAGTCGCCTAGCTGACCTTCGTGCGCGCTTTAATCGCCTTCCACTAGGCGCTGCTGCACTGGCAGGCACAACCTACCCTATTGATCGTGAACAAGTAGCTAAAATTTTAGGATTTGATGGGATCTGCAACAACTCCTTAGATGCCGTATCTGATCGTGACTTTGCTATTGAGTTTTGTGCCTTTGCTTCAATCTTGATGATGCATGTTTCACGCCTATCAGAAGAGCTGGTGTTATGGCTCAGCCCCCGTTTTGGCTTTATTGATTTACCAGATCGCTTCTGTACAGGCAGCTCGATCATGCCGCAAAAGAAAAATCCAGACGTACCAGAATTAGCTCGCGGTAAAACGGGTCGTGTATATGGTGATTTAATCGCCCTCTTAACTCTCATGAAGAGTCAGCCTTTGGCGTACAACAAAGATAATCAAGAGGATAAAGAGCCGCTATTTGACGCAGTAGACACCGTGCAAGATACCTTACGTATTTTTGCGGATATGGTTCCCCATATTGAAGTAAAGGCTGATGTGATGAAAGCGGCTGCTGAAGAAGGTTTTGCAACCGCCACCGACCTTGCTGACTACCTCGTTAAAAAGGGCCTAGCATTCCGTGATGCCCACGAAGCAGTCGCACATGCTGTTAAGGCCTGCGTAGGTCGCAACTGCATGCTTACTGACCTCAGTCTTTCTGAGCTACGCTTTGCTTGTGGATTGGACAATCGACCAGAGCTCATGGGTGATGATGTTTTTGCTCTGCTAACAGTTGATGGCTCAGTGAATTCACGACAACACGCTGGTGGAACTGCGCCCACACAAGTTCTAGCAGCAATTAAACGGGCTCGTGCAGACCTTTAA
- the hemC gene encoding hydroxymethylbilane synthase, with translation MSQTPISSSASTLSSPPQRLVIASRESRLAMWQAEHVRDCLKKLYPECDVQILGMTTRGDQILDKALSKVGGKGLFVKELETALEDGRADLAVHSLKDVPMVMPEGFELACVMAREDAHDAFVSNDYESLEDLPRGAVVGTSSLRRESVLRAKFPHLEILPLRGNLDTRMGKLDRGEYQAIILAAAGLKRLGLESRIRALLPIDPYTPAAGQGALGIETLSKHPKIKQWLAPLNDLPTLYAVTAERMVSRQLGGSCEVPLAAYATWNQDHMSIRSFVASVDGKANCLASAQGSVRSLAEAEALGLTVAQDLIAQGAANLLPNGLPSST, from the coding sequence ATGTCCCAAACCCCTATTTCTAGCTCAGCATCCACCCTTTCTAGCCCTCCACAGCGCCTGGTAATTGCCTCTCGTGAGAGTCGTCTTGCCATGTGGCAGGCTGAACATGTGCGGGATTGCCTCAAAAAGCTCTATCCCGAGTGCGATGTCCAGATTTTGGGGATGACCACCCGTGGCGACCAAATATTAGATAAAGCCCTCTCTAAAGTTGGTGGAAAGGGTTTATTTGTGAAAGAGCTGGAGACGGCCTTAGAGGATGGTCGGGCGGATTTAGCGGTTCATTCCTTAAAAGACGTCCCTATGGTCATGCCTGAGGGATTTGAGCTGGCATGTGTCATGGCTCGAGAGGATGCCCATGATGCCTTTGTATCCAATGACTATGAGAGTCTGGAGGACTTACCAAGGGGCGCTGTAGTGGGTACTTCTAGTCTGCGTCGCGAATCTGTTCTCAGGGCAAAGTTCCCTCATCTAGAAATTTTGCCTTTGCGCGGAAATTTGGATACGCGTATGGGTAAGCTAGATCGCGGGGAGTATCAGGCAATTATCTTGGCGGCTGCAGGACTTAAGCGTCTTGGCTTAGAGAGTCGGATACGGGCGCTACTACCTATTGATCCCTATACGCCGGCAGCAGGACAGGGTGCTTTGGGTATTGAAACGCTGAGCAAGCATCCCAAGATTAAGCAATGGCTCGCCCCTTTAAATGACTTACCAACCTTATATGCAGTCACTGCTGAACGAATGGTGTCACGTCAGTTGGGTGGTTCTTGTGAGGTGCCTTTGGCGGCATATGCCACATGGAATCAAGATCACATGAGTATCCGTTCTTTTGTTGCTAGCGTAGATGGCAAAGCAAATTGCTTGGCAAGTGCCCAAGGATCAGTCAGAAGCTTGGCAGAAGCTGAGGCTTTGGGGTTGACAGTGGCACAAGACTTAATTGCGCAAGGTGCAGCCAATCTCTTGCCAAATGGTTTACCTAGTTCAACCTAG
- a CDS encoding uroporphyrinogen-III synthase codes for MGNKTIVITRPSGQSQHLSEMLRSGLLSSGMLPERCPRIITLPLLNIAPKTDESLKSHIQASLKAADLIIFVSPNAVECTMGLLHHAWQGLLNQAVPIGVMGGSSQAALKQHGIGTQGSLSNIILPTDSAHWDSEGLWNELQQLDWDWTAKKVIIFKGEGGRDWLANTLENAGAQVEPISVYARVPLDPEDSAWHAIHEIDFSQSLWMLTSSEAVRYLDQAKLPLDTAMAICPHHRISDAAEQIGFGEVFTCEPGDASLVAAAQNWLLIK; via the coding sequence ATGGGTAACAAGACGATTGTGATCACCCGCCCGAGCGGGCAGTCACAGCATTTATCCGAAATGCTCAGGTCTGGTTTGCTTAGCAGTGGGATGCTCCCAGAGCGCTGTCCACGGATTATTACTTTGCCGCTGCTTAATATTGCCCCTAAAACAGATGAATCTCTCAAATCACATATCCAGGCTAGCTTAAAAGCGGCTGACCTCATTATTTTTGTCAGCCCGAATGCGGTGGAATGCACCATGGGTTTGCTTCATCATGCTTGGCAGGGGCTGCTTAATCAGGCTGTGCCGATTGGAGTCATGGGGGGTAGCAGTCAAGCTGCTCTCAAGCAACACGGTATTGGCACTCAGGGTAGTCTTAGCAACATTATTTTGCCTACCGATAGCGCACACTGGGACTCTGAGGGTTTATGGAATGAGTTGCAACAATTAGACTGGGATTGGACTGCTAAAAAGGTCATCATTTTTAAAGGAGAGGGTGGTCGAGATTGGCTGGCCAATACCTTGGAAAACGCTGGGGCTCAAGTAGAACCTATTTCGGTATACGCCCGTGTGCCTCTAGATCCCGAGGATTCCGCTTGGCATGCTATTCATGAAATTGATTTTTCTCAATCACTCTGGATGCTCACCTCATCAGAGGCCGTACGCTATCTTGATCAGGCTAAATTACCCTTGGATACTGCTATGGCAATTTGCCCACATCATCGGATTTCAGATGCAGCTGAGCAAATTGGTTTTGGAGAGGTATTTACTTGCGAACCAGGTGATGCTTCTCTGGTTGCAGCTGCGCAGAATTGGCTGCTGATTAAATAA
- a CDS encoding chorismate lyase, with translation MIHRRRLRSAWNRVDSGELHQAPRKWQSWLSDTGSLTQKIEQAIGQKLEVVVLRDCRQNLNSDESRYFHFKITRCRVREVLLCVNQIPLVMAHSIIPITSSSGSNHAILRLGKKPLGAVLFAKTRMHSKRKPLREIARLDKKNELWQKCFKQYSDLPKAVWARRTLYQLKGHPLLVNEVFLPALLNYQQ, from the coding sequence ATGATTCACCGTCGTCGTCTCCGTTCTGCATGGAATCGAGTCGATTCCGGTGAACTACACCAAGCGCCACGCAAGTGGCAATCTTGGCTGAGCGATACGGGTTCTTTAACTCAAAAAATTGAACAGGCAATCGGGCAAAAACTAGAGGTAGTGGTTTTACGCGATTGCCGTCAAAACCTGAATAGCGACGAGAGTCGCTATTTTCATTTCAAGATCACGCGATGCCGCGTCCGAGAAGTCCTTCTCTGCGTCAATCAAATCCCACTCGTGATGGCTCACAGCATTATTCCAATTACCAGCTCAAGCGGAAGCAATCACGCCATCTTGCGACTTGGGAAAAAACCATTAGGCGCTGTGCTATTTGCTAAAACGCGTATGCACTCCAAGAGGAAGCCGCTTCGTGAAATTGCCCGCCTAGATAAAAAAAATGAATTGTGGCAAAAATGTTTTAAGCAGTATTCTGACTTACCAAAAGCAGTTTGGGCAAGACGAACTCTTTACCAGTTAAAGGGACACCCTTTATTAGTCAATGAAGTCTTTCTACCTGCTCTACTAAACTACCAACAGTAG